Proteins co-encoded in one Octopus bimaculoides isolate UCB-OBI-ISO-001 chromosome 7, ASM119413v2, whole genome shotgun sequence genomic window:
- the LOC106872831 gene encoding dnaJ homolog subfamily C member 3, which produces MLGSSDIPPLVALLFSITLKLSGAVGDNVEEHLEMGKTLLAQGKLTDALSHYHAAVEGDPSNYLTYYKRATVFLALGKSRSAQPDLDRVLELKPNFNAARMQRGNVLLKQGQLDEAKADYTTVLKFDPNHSQAQKQLYLIDPLKAEISEAKARYKSGDHQAAIDHLTKAIEICPWSPELKEIRSECYIALGDLLKAIHDIRPTTKLRNDNTAAFLKLSLLHYQLGEADDSLSARLVEKILKMNKETGMIKGCLNSSNSQSYEECIQKANQILEMENKNQQFILKGKSFLCHCNSKAGFEKEAIKKCSEVLTIDSNNVDAYCDRAEAYIKATQYNDAVNDYQQAQNIDSESHRVQEGLEKAKKILKQSKRRDYYKILGVRRNADKRTILRAYRKLAVKWHPDKYDNEEDKKNAQKHFIDIAAAKEVLTNPEKRQKFDHGEDPLDPENQNEHGGGPFWHQGFNPFESGGGFQFKFHFN; this is translated from the exons GTGCTGTAGGTGACAATGTGGAAGAACATCTAGAAATGGGTAAAACCCTTCTGGCACAGGGGAAACTAACTGATGCCTTATCACACTATCATGCTGCAgtag aGGGTGACCCATCCAACTATTTAACTTATTACAAAAGAGCTACAGTGTTCTTAGCATTGGGTAAATCTCGGTCTGCTCAACCAGACTTGGATAGAGTTTTGGAACTGAAACCAAATTTTAATGCT GCTCGTATGCAGCGAGGTAATGTCCTACTAAAACAGGGACAGTTAGATGAAGCAAAGGCTGACTATACGACTGTG tTGAAATTTGACCCCAATCACAGTCAAGCCCAGAAACAATTATACTTGATTGATCCCCTAAAAGCAGAGATATCTGAAGCAAAAGCCAGATACAAGAGCGGTGACCATCAGGCAGCCATAGATCACTTAACAAAAGCCATTGAG ATTTGTCCATGGAGCCCAGAACTGAAGGAGATTCGATCTGAATGCTACATTGCTCTAGGCGATTTGTTAAAAGCAATCCACGACATCCGTCCAACTACGAAATTACGCAATGATAATACAGCTGCCTTTTTGAAACTCAGTCTTTTACATTATCAATTGGGAGAAGCAGATGACTCTCTCAG CGCTCGACTGGTGGAAAAGATTctgaaaatgaacaaagaaacaGGCATGATAAAAGGGTGCCTCAACAGCT CAAACTCGCAATCTTATGAAGAATGTATCCAAAAAGCTAATCAAATTCTCGAAATGGAGaataaaaatcaacaatttaTTCTAAAGGGCAAGTCCTTCCTTTGTCATTGTAATTCTAAA GCTGGCTTTGAAAAAGAGGCAATCAAGAAGTGTAGTGAAGTTCTCACAATAGACTCTAACAATGTGGATGCTTATTGCGACCGAGCTGAAGCTTATATTAAAGCCACCCAGTACAACGATG CGGTTAACGATTACCAACAAGCACAGAATATCGACTCAGAATCACATAGAGTCCAAGAAGGTCTGGAGAAAGCTAAAAAAATTCTTAAGCAATCAAAAAGAAGAGACTATTATAAAATCCTTGGTGTACGGAG GAATGCAGACAAACGTACAATACTAAGGGCATACAGAAAGCTGGCTGTGAAATGGCACCCtgataaatatgataatgaaGAGGACAAAAAGAATGCACAGAAACACTTCATTGATATTGCTGCTGCCAAAGAGGTTTTGACCAATCCTG AGAAGCGTCAAAAGTTTGATCACGGTGAAGATCCATTGGATCCGGAAAATCAGAACGAACATGGAGGTGGACCTTTCTGGCATCAGGGTTTCAATCCCTTTGAAAGTGGAGGaggttttcagttcaaattccacttcaactga